The following are encoded together in the Anguilla rostrata isolate EN2019 chromosome 19, ASM1855537v3, whole genome shotgun sequence genome:
- the lmf2a gene encoding lipase maturation factor 2a isoform X2, with protein sequence MGEIRLPRHMFLWSMSVIYLFAFASLYVQIPGLYGNEGILPARWQMRYSGKPLLEQLQDSPTLLWLAPHLGLDTQQAMELLCLLGALLAFGAMVLEALRSSMVFTCLWALYLSLYQVGQVFLYFQWDSLLLETGFLAILVAPLNLFGRKSPSKQHDSITFWLLRWLLFRLMFASGVVKLTSRCPTWWGLTAVTYHYETQCIPTPLAWYAHQLPVWFQKLSVVGTFVIEIAVSFLFFAPLRRLRLGAFYLQVLLQVLIIVTGNYNFFNLLTIMLCFSLLDDEAVSSWLGRGKRKKAKGWPEALLSWAAVLVELGVYALIIYGAKVYFQLDINWKNKSVSSKTAFTYHEFNHFLKMVTPPSIWIGVLSLTWEVVTAMFRCACVRGFFWKLWATVQWAIFATAAAGMFALSVVPFTFIEYEANSNIWPAVRQAYEAVDGYQLVNSYGLFRRMTGVGGRPEVVIEGSMDKVTWTEIEFMFKPGNVSGPPPVVAPHQPRLDWQMWFAALGPHAQSPWFTSLVHRLLQGKKDVIALVQPESQYPFAREPPAFIRASLYKYWFTEASEDGSLPQQWWRRKYVEEFYPTVHLGDPTLEKLLSELGVKDKGPIQQTPDAPVPQALRLVREHVQGLSGPLVLWSLFATGVAICLLKVLFSGPSKPASAEPKSKRPKDPPAASSDRKEHREEARPDRKDNSEERAADSDRSPRKRK encoded by the exons gTCTCTATGGAAACGAGGGAATCCTGCCCGCGCGCTGGCAGATGCGCTACAGTGGGAAGCccctgctggagcagctgcaggactCCCCCACGCTGCTGTGGCTGGCCCCCCACCTGGGCCTGGACACCCAGCAGGCCATGGAGCTGCTCTGCCTGCTGGGCGCCCTGCTGGCCTTCGGGGCCATGGTGCTGGAGGCCCTGAGGAGCAGCATGGTGTTCACCTGCCTGTGGGCCCTGTACCTGTCCCTCTATCAg GTTGGTCAGGTCTTCCTTTACTTCCAGTG ggacAGCCTCCTGCTGGAGACGGGCTTCCTGGCGATCCTGGTCGCTCCCCTCAACCTGTTTGGGCGCAAGTCGCCCTCCAAGCAGCACGACTCCATCACCTTCTGGCTGCTGCGCTGGCTGCTCTTCCGCCTCATGTTCGCCTCGGGCGTGGTCAAGCTGACCAGCCGCTGCCCCACCTGGTGGGGTCTCACAG CTGTGACGTATCACTATGAGACCCAGTGCATCCCCACCCCTCTGGCCTGGTACGCCCACCAGCTGCCTGTGTGGTTCCAGAAGCTCAGTGTGGTGGGCACCTTCGTCATCGAGATCGCcgtctccttcctcttcttcgCCCCTCTCAGACGGCTGCGGCTGGGTGCCTTCTACCTGCAG GTTCTCCTCCAGGTGCTCATAATTGTCACGGGAAACTACAACTTCTTCAACCTGCTCACCATCATGCTGTGCTTCTCCCTGCTGGACGACGAGGCCGTCAGCTCCTGGCTCGGGCGCGGCAAGAGGAAGAAGGCCAAAG GCTGGCCCGAGGCCCTTCTGTCGTGGGCCGCTGTCCTGGTTGAGCTGGGCGTCTATGCGCTCATCATCTATGGGGCTAAAGTGTACTTTCAGCTGGACATCAACTGGAAGAACAAAAGCGTGTCCTCAAAAACCg CTTTCACCTACCACGAGTTTAACCACTTCCTGAAGATGGTCACTCCGCCCAGCATTTGGATTGGCGTGCTCTCTCTGACCTGGGAAGTAGTTACTGCCATGTTCAG gtgtgcctgtgtgagggGATTCTTCTGGAAGCTGTGGGCCACCGTACAGTGGGCCATCTTCGCCACCGCAGCCGCCGGCATGTTTGCCCTCAGCGTG GTTCCCTTCACGTTCATCGAGTACGAGGCCAACAGCAACATCTGGCCAGCGGTGCGGCAGGCGTACGAGGCGGTGGACGGCTACCAGCTGGTCAACTCCTACGGCCTCTTCAGGAGGATGACCGGCGTGGGCGGCCGGCCGGAGGTGGTGATCGAGGGCAGCATGGACAAAGTGACGTGGACg GAGATTGAGTTCATGTTCAAACCCGGGAACGTGAGTGGGCCCCCCCCGGTTGTGGCCCCCCACCAGCCCCGGCTGGACTGGCAGATGTGGTTCGCTGCCCTGGGCCCCCACGCGCAGAGCCCCTGGTTCACCAGCCTGGTCCACCGGCTACTGCAGGGCAAGAAGGATG TGATCGCGCTCGTCCAGCCGGAGTCGCAGTACCCCTTCGCCCGCGAGCCTCCGGCCTTCATCCGCGCCAGCCTCTACAAGTACTGGTTCACCGAGGCCAGCGAGGACGG GTCTCTACCTCAGCAGTGGTGGAGAAGGAAGTATGTGGAGGAATTCTATCCCACGGTGCACCTGGGGGACCCTACCTTAGAGAAACTGCTCAGCGAACTGGGAGTGAAG GACAAAGGGCCAATTCAGCAGACGCCGGACGCCCCGGTCCCCCAGGCCCTGAGGCTGGTGCGGGAGCACGTCCAGGGCCTGTCCGGGCCCCTGGTGCTCTGGTCCCTCTTCGCCACGGGCGTGGCCATCTGCCTCCTCAAGGTGCTGTTCTCCGGACCCTCCAAACCGGCCTCCGCCGAGCCCAAAAGCAAGAGGCCCAAGGACCCGCCCGCCGCCTCGTCCGACAGGAAGGAGCACCGCGAGGAGGCCCGGCCCGACAGGAAGGACAACTCGGAGGAGAGGGCGGCCGATTCCGACAGGAGtcccaggaagaggaagtga
- the lmf2a gene encoding lipase maturation factor 2a isoform X1, with the protein MGEIRLPRHMFLWSMSVIYLFAFASLYVQIPGLYGNEGILPARWQMRYSGKPLLEQLQDSPTLLWLAPHLGLDTQQAMELLCLLGALLAFGAMVLEALRSSMVFTCLWALYLSLYQVGQVFLYFQWDSLLLETGFLAILVAPLNLFGRKSPSKQHDSITFWLLRWLLFRLMFASGVVKLTSRCPTWWGLTAVTYHYETQCIPTPLAWYAHQLPVWFQKLSVVGTFVIEIAVSFLFFAPLRRLRLGAFYLQVLLQVLIIVTGNYNFFNLLTIMLCFSLLDDEAVSSWLGRGKRKKAKAGWPEALLSWAAVLVELGVYALIIYGAKVYFQLDINWKNKSVSSKTAFTYHEFNHFLKMVTPPSIWIGVLSLTWEVVTAMFRCACVRGFFWKLWATVQWAIFATAAAGMFALSVVPFTFIEYEANSNIWPAVRQAYEAVDGYQLVNSYGLFRRMTGVGGRPEVVIEGSMDKVTWTEIEFMFKPGNVSGPPPVVAPHQPRLDWQMWFAALGPHAQSPWFTSLVHRLLQGKKDVIALVQPESQYPFAREPPAFIRASLYKYWFTEASEDGSLPQQWWRRKYVEEFYPTVHLGDPTLEKLLSELGVKDKGPIQQTPDAPVPQALRLVREHVQGLSGPLVLWSLFATGVAICLLKVLFSGPSKPASAEPKSKRPKDPPAASSDRKEHREEARPDRKDNSEERAADSDRSPRKRK; encoded by the exons gTCTCTATGGAAACGAGGGAATCCTGCCCGCGCGCTGGCAGATGCGCTACAGTGGGAAGCccctgctggagcagctgcaggactCCCCCACGCTGCTGTGGCTGGCCCCCCACCTGGGCCTGGACACCCAGCAGGCCATGGAGCTGCTCTGCCTGCTGGGCGCCCTGCTGGCCTTCGGGGCCATGGTGCTGGAGGCCCTGAGGAGCAGCATGGTGTTCACCTGCCTGTGGGCCCTGTACCTGTCCCTCTATCAg GTTGGTCAGGTCTTCCTTTACTTCCAGTG ggacAGCCTCCTGCTGGAGACGGGCTTCCTGGCGATCCTGGTCGCTCCCCTCAACCTGTTTGGGCGCAAGTCGCCCTCCAAGCAGCACGACTCCATCACCTTCTGGCTGCTGCGCTGGCTGCTCTTCCGCCTCATGTTCGCCTCGGGCGTGGTCAAGCTGACCAGCCGCTGCCCCACCTGGTGGGGTCTCACAG CTGTGACGTATCACTATGAGACCCAGTGCATCCCCACCCCTCTGGCCTGGTACGCCCACCAGCTGCCTGTGTGGTTCCAGAAGCTCAGTGTGGTGGGCACCTTCGTCATCGAGATCGCcgtctccttcctcttcttcgCCCCTCTCAGACGGCTGCGGCTGGGTGCCTTCTACCTGCAG GTTCTCCTCCAGGTGCTCATAATTGTCACGGGAAACTACAACTTCTTCAACCTGCTCACCATCATGCTGTGCTTCTCCCTGCTGGACGACGAGGCCGTCAGCTCCTGGCTCGGGCGCGGCAAGAGGAAGAAGGCCAAAG CAGGCTGGCCCGAGGCCCTTCTGTCGTGGGCCGCTGTCCTGGTTGAGCTGGGCGTCTATGCGCTCATCATCTATGGGGCTAAAGTGTACTTTCAGCTGGACATCAACTGGAAGAACAAAAGCGTGTCCTCAAAAACCg CTTTCACCTACCACGAGTTTAACCACTTCCTGAAGATGGTCACTCCGCCCAGCATTTGGATTGGCGTGCTCTCTCTGACCTGGGAAGTAGTTACTGCCATGTTCAG gtgtgcctgtgtgagggGATTCTTCTGGAAGCTGTGGGCCACCGTACAGTGGGCCATCTTCGCCACCGCAGCCGCCGGCATGTTTGCCCTCAGCGTG GTTCCCTTCACGTTCATCGAGTACGAGGCCAACAGCAACATCTGGCCAGCGGTGCGGCAGGCGTACGAGGCGGTGGACGGCTACCAGCTGGTCAACTCCTACGGCCTCTTCAGGAGGATGACCGGCGTGGGCGGCCGGCCGGAGGTGGTGATCGAGGGCAGCATGGACAAAGTGACGTGGACg GAGATTGAGTTCATGTTCAAACCCGGGAACGTGAGTGGGCCCCCCCCGGTTGTGGCCCCCCACCAGCCCCGGCTGGACTGGCAGATGTGGTTCGCTGCCCTGGGCCCCCACGCGCAGAGCCCCTGGTTCACCAGCCTGGTCCACCGGCTACTGCAGGGCAAGAAGGATG TGATCGCGCTCGTCCAGCCGGAGTCGCAGTACCCCTTCGCCCGCGAGCCTCCGGCCTTCATCCGCGCCAGCCTCTACAAGTACTGGTTCACCGAGGCCAGCGAGGACGG GTCTCTACCTCAGCAGTGGTGGAGAAGGAAGTATGTGGAGGAATTCTATCCCACGGTGCACCTGGGGGACCCTACCTTAGAGAAACTGCTCAGCGAACTGGGAGTGAAG GACAAAGGGCCAATTCAGCAGACGCCGGACGCCCCGGTCCCCCAGGCCCTGAGGCTGGTGCGGGAGCACGTCCAGGGCCTGTCCGGGCCCCTGGTGCTCTGGTCCCTCTTCGCCACGGGCGTGGCCATCTGCCTCCTCAAGGTGCTGTTCTCCGGACCCTCCAAACCGGCCTCCGCCGAGCCCAAAAGCAAGAGGCCCAAGGACCCGCCCGCCGCCTCGTCCGACAGGAAGGAGCACCGCGAGGAGGCCCGGCCCGACAGGAAGGACAACTCGGAGGAGAGGGCGGCCGATTCCGACAGGAGtcccaggaagaggaagtga
- the miox gene encoding inositol oxygenase codes for MRVVNSGPVSPLAHQPNPEATNAKEKMEYRNFESGDLHDRVYNTYKLMHTNQTVDFVKRKHAEWAGCTHTTLTVMEALDALDQLVDESDPDVDFPNSFHAYQTAEGIRGEHPDEDWFHLVGLVHDIGKMMALWGEPQWSVVGDTFPVGCRFQNSIVYRDSTFADNPDDRNAAYNTKNGMYEPKCGLDKIFMSWGHDEYLYRVLKFNKCTIPEEGLYMIRFHSFYPWHSHGDYTHLCNEKDLRMLPWVTEFNKFDLYTKNPELPDVEKLKPYYQSLIDKYCPGKLHW; via the exons ATGAGAGTCGTCAACAGT GGACCAGTCTCTCCTCTGGCACATCAGCCAAATCCTGAGGCAACAAATGCCAAGGAAAAAATGGAATACAGGAACTTTGAG AGCGGAGACCTTCATGACCGAGTCTACAACACCTACAAGCTGATGCACACCAACCAAACAGTGGACTTCGTCAAAAGGAAG catgccgagTGGGCCGGCTGTACTCACACCACGCTGACGGTGATGGAGGCCCTGGACGCGCTGGATCAGCTGGTGGACGAGTCGGACCCGGACGTGGACTTCCCCAACTCCTTCCACGCCTACCAGACGGCCGAGGGGATCCGCGGGGAGCACCCGGATGAAG ACTGGTTCCACCTGGTGGGGCTCGTCCATGACATTGGGAAGATGATGGCTCTGTGGGGAGAGCCCCAG TGGTCGGTGGTGGGGGACACCTTCCCCGTGGGCTGCCGGTTCCAGAACTCCATCGTTTACAGAGACTCCACTTTCGCAGACAACCCGGACGATAGAAACGCCGCCTACAA CACTAAAAACGGGATGTACGAGCCCAAATGCGGCCTGGACAAAATCTTCATGTCGTGGGGCCATGATg AATATTTGTACAGGGTACTGAAGTTCAACAAATGCACAATCCCAGAGGAG GGTTTGTACATGATTCGGTTCCATTCCTTCTACCCCTGGCACTCCCATGGAGACTACACGCACCTCTGCAACGAGAAGGACCTCCGCATGTTGCCCTGGGTCACCGAGTTCAA caaATTCGACCTGTACACCAAGAACCCGGAACTGCCAGACGTGGAGAAACTGAAGCCGTACTACCAGTCCCTCATCGACAAGTACTGCCCAGGAAAGCTGCACTGGTGA